Below is a genomic region from Molothrus aeneus isolate 106 chromosome 5, BPBGC_Maene_1.0, whole genome shotgun sequence.
ACATCACCCCGGCCTGGTGGCACTGCGGGCACCGCCAGGGCCCTGGGTGTCACCAGAGGtgacagctcagctctggctctgccacctgcagtgctggcaccgatggctttgctgtggctgctgatcctgctggccctggccgGGCCCGTGGGGggcacctgggacacctgcaggtcAGTGGCCCcggggggcttggggacactcggggcttccctggcacagcctgggcacagaggagcccctgggggtccctgtccctgctgtccccgagcagggcagtgatggcTTTGTGCTTCCAGAGGCACCTGCGGGCTCCGGCCCTTGGATTCCGACCACAGCTCTGCTAGCACATCCGGTGTGGGTGGCACCAGTGTCCAGCCAGGGGCCTGGCCTGGCATTGTCAGCATCCAGGCCACCTGGGAGAATGGCACGTGGCACATGTGCACGGGTGTCCTCCTCAGCTCCCAGTGGGTGCTCACGGTCGCACACTGCTTCGCCAGGGCCGGGTAagagacagcagggacagagatgtCCCCAGAGCACGGGCAGGCGCCCAGCTCACAGCACCACGGGCCACTTCCCTGCCCACCTGGGGAAGCAGAAGGCCGGGAAATGCTGGGCCTGCTGCAGCCcgtggctctgctccctgtcaccCCTCTGTCCATCTGCTCCCCAGGGGCATCTCCATGTGGGATGTGGTGATTGGGGCCACAGATCTGAGACAGCCAGGTCCCGAGGCTGTGGTGAGACGCATCCAGAGGCTGCTGATGCACCAGCGCTATGTGCCAGCCACGGCCAGGAACGACATCGCCCTGGTGGAGCTGGACCAGCCCGTGGAGTGCAGTGACTACatccagctgggctgtgtgcctgATGCCTCGCTTAGGGTCTCGGAGCTGAAATCCTGCTACATCGCCGGCTGGAACTTTGCCAGAGGTGAGTTCCCAACAGGATGTGTGCTCTGAGGGCGAGctggacaccctggggacaagggctgggcacccaggggacacgggctgggcacagacagggacacgggctgggcacacacagggacacgggctgggcacacacagggacaggggctgggcacagacagggacaggggctgggcacacacagggacaggggctgggcacacacagggacacgggctgggtacagacagggacaggggctgggtacagacagggacaggggctgggcacacacagggacacgggctgggcacagacagggacacgggCTGGGTACAGACAGGGACACGCGCTGGGCACCCAGGGGACACgggctgggcacacacagggacacgggctgggcacagacagggacaggggctgggcacacacagggacacgggctgggcacagacagggtCTGGCCGCACGGCGCCGGCAGGGCTGGGCTCGGAGCAGCccgggctgggggaaggagTCCCCGCCAAGACGGGGCGCGGAACGGGATGAGCTGTAAGGTCCCTGCTCACCCAAACAattcctgctggccctgggaaaCCTCGGGGGAGATGGTTCTGGCCCCTTCCCCAGGCcaacagcagggacacagctggacaaCGTCGCTCcgtggggaaggggcagggacacagctggacaaTGTCACCCgtggggaaggggcagagccaggcccGGGAAGGGGGTTCACCCTaggcaggggaggggatgggttcgagctgctggggctcattcccctctgtgcccacagctcagggaacaggcatggtgctgcaggaggccaAAGTCCACCTCATGGACACGGAGCTCTGCAACAGCAGCCGGTGGTACGCGGGGGCCGTTCATGCTGACAACCTGTGTGCTGGGTACCCACAGGGCGGCATCGACACCTGCCAGGTAGGAGCCCCCATAtgcagcccagcctgtcccctgtccacccctcccctccccacctgcaggtccctgtcccatgtccccttgtccccaagGCCTGTTCCTGCCcacaaagcccatccagtggcCCCAGCAGACCCAAATTGCAGATATGACCCTGAAACACCTGTCCTCTGCATATCTGGGACCCATGTGCAGAGATGGGAGAGTCCCCGACCTGTGCTGGAAATGCGCTGGGAATGCGGACCTGGCCGGGACTGGGAGAAAGGAGCCAGCCCCGGGATTGGGAAAAAGGAGCCAGCCCCGGGATCAGGATagaggagccagccctgggatcGGGATAGAGGAGCCAGCCCCGGGATCGGGAGAGAGGAGCCAGCCCCGGGATCGGGAGAGAGGAGCCAGCCCCGGGATCGGGAGAGAGGAGCCAGCCCCGGGATtgggggacaggagccagccCCGGGATtgggggacaggagccagccCCGGGATtgggggacaggagccagccCCGGGATCGGGATAGAGGAGCCAGCCCCGGGATTGGGATagaggagccagccctgggatTGGGAGAGAGGAGCCAGCCCCGGGATTGGGAGAGAGGAGCCAGCCCCGGGATTGGGATagaggagccagccctgggatTGGGAGAGAGGAGCCAGCCCCGGGATCGGGAGagaggagccagccctgggacTGGCAGCAACCCCCCACAGTCCCTGAACCttctctcctggcacagggggacagcgGCGGTCCCCTCGTCTGCAAGGACAACAGAGCTGACTATTTCTGGCTGGTGGGATTGAACAGCTGGGGAAGAGGCTGTGACAGAGCCAGGCACCCCGGGATCTACACCTCCACTCAGCACTTCTACAACTGGATCCTAATCCAGACAAGCCTGAGCCCTGCGGACATAAGTGGTACAGCACCAGAGCCGAATTGTGCCCCGACTCCTAAGCCAGAGCTCACCATGGCTTCTGAGGAGACCCCAACGCCAGGGCCAGAAGAAGAGGCACAAACAGAGCCAACACCAGTGCCAGAGCCGACGCCAGAGCTGGTGGTGCCGGGGCCAGAGCTGGTCACAGACCCAACACCAGTGCCAGAGCTGGTAACAGAGCCCGagccagtgccacagccaacCCCAGAGCCAGAGCTGGTAACAGAGCCCGagccagtgccacagccaacCCCAGAGCCAGAGCTGGTAACAGAGCCCGagccagtgccacagccaacCCCAGAGCTGGTAACAGACCCGGCACCAGTGCAAGTGCCAGAGCCAACACCAGAGCCGACGCCAGAGCCGACGACAGAACCGACGACAGTGCCGGTGCCAGAGCCATCGCTAGTGCCAGAGTCGACACCAGAGCCAGAGGAGGAGCCAGAGTTGGTGCCCGAGCCGGAGCCAGAGCTGGTGCCAGGGCCGACACCAGAGCCAGCCATCCCCCCGGTGCCCGAGGAGCCGGCGCCAACACCCGAACCAGAACCGGAACCGGAACCGGACAGGCTCCTGCTGATCTCGGTGCCGTACCAGAGCCTGGTGCAGTTCTGCAACCTGCTGAGGGATTTCCTGCAGTTCCTGAGGAACCAGCTGGGCTGAGCGCAGCCGGAGCGGACGCGGTTCTGGCTGCAGaacgcggccccggcccgctcCGTTCGGGCTCGGTCGCCGCCGCGGGGCCCGAggcagccgcagccccggggccgctccgtccccccgcccctcccgtGCCGCCCCCCGTGCCGCAGCCCCGTTCGTGTTGAAATAACGCTGTTCGTGCTCCCCAGCACCGCGGTCTCTGCGCCTTTCAGCCCgcgggcagcgccgggagccGGGAGGGAGAACGAACGGGGCTGGCCCGGTTCGGGAGGAGACGCGGAGCACTCGGGGCCGGGTGGGAAAAGCGGTTTAATAACGGGAACGGCAGCAGCCCCGAGCCTGAGGGACGCGGAGCTCCGGGAGGTGCCACCCCGAGCTGCCGCGgccacccagggctgtcccctctgtcaccAGCTCCTGCCGGGACCCCCGGTCCCACCCCCGCGGTGCCCTCGGTCCCAGTTGGGATCCCCGGACCCGGGacattccctctgctccagcgGGATCGCGGCTCCAAAGAGCTGTCCTGGCTCTGGGGGGGGCGCTGGAGCGTGGTGACCCTCCCGGATCGAATCACGGATCCTGAATTCCGCGATCCACCCGCGTCTGGAGGTGGTTTGGGACCCGCCGCAGGCTGGCCCGGCCATGCTGGCCCGGCTGCCACCGGAGCCCGCCCTGCACGGATGTCCTCAATCCGCGGCTTGGGGGGTGCCGGAGCCCCCCATCCTGCCGGGACACCGCGGGCCgtggggggctcggggggcagCGGGGGCTCAGCGGGGCTCCAGGCTCCAGGCCGGCAGCGGGGGGAGCCCGGGGGGCAGCAGGGCGAAGCGGGGGctctccaggggctgccagggcgCTGGAGCGGGGCTGCCGCCGGGAGCCAGACCTGCGGGATGGACACGGGGCTCAGGCATCGCCCCCGGCGCGCTGCGCCCTggcaggggacacccaggggacccCCAGAAGCCGGGGCGGCCGAGGCCGGCCCCTCGTACCGCAGCAAGCGTCGTCCCAGGCGCAGGGCCCGGAGGCGCAGAGgtgcagcggggccggggggcgcgGGTGGGGGGCGAGGCCGTGCGGGGGCTGCGCCGAGCCCGCGGGGGGGTCCGGGAGGGGCTGCGTGCGGACCAGACAGCGCCAATGTCACAGGGCTGCTCCGGGACCGGGTCACCCCGGGGGCGCCGTCAGCGGGCCGGGACGCTCCAGACGGGGCTCCCGACGGGCTCCAGAGGGTGCCCGAGCTTGTTGGGGTGGCCCCAGCACCCCGGGAGCGGCCGTGTCCTACCCGtgcggcggctgcggcggcggcggcaccgaCAGCGGGCGGGATCCAGTCGCACCAGGAGCCTGCGTGGGCACGGGCGGGGACAATGCCCTGGCTCGGACAATGCCCTGGCTCGGACAATGTCCCGGCTCGGACAATGCCCTGGCTCGGACAATGTCCCGGCTCGGACGATGCCCTGGCTCGGACAATGCCCTGGCTCGGACAATGCCCTGGCTCGGACAATGTCCCGGCTCGGACAATGCCCTGGCTCGGACAATGTCCCGGCTCGGACGATGCCCTGGCTCGGCTCCCCGGGGCGCACGGGGAGCGGCCGTGtcctttccccagctcccagcgGGGCTCTGGGAAGCAGCCCCCGGGGTCCCAGCGCCAAATGTCAGCCGCGCTCCCACCCAGGGGCGCTCCTGGGTCCCACGTCCCGTCCCCTCGGTCCCCGGGCTGTCACCTGCGCCGccagcctccagctgcctcttgctCTCCCGTCGCCACTTGGCTCGGCGGTTCGAGAACCAGACCTGGGGAGAGGGCGGGAGCTGAGGCTGCGGCCCCCGGCCGCCCCAGGGCCCCTCggcacagctctgagccccGGGACACGGGCTCGTCACTGCCCGGGAGTGAGCAGGGACACGGGAGGGACACGGGCACGGAAAGGAGCTCGATCTCCGACATGGGCACGGGCGTGGGCAAAGGAATGCCCGTGTCCTGATCCCAGGCATGCGCATGGGTTTGAGCAAAGGGTTTGGTTCTGGGCATCAGAAGGGTGTTGATCCCAAAcatggacagggacaagggGTTCCATCCCGGGAATGGGCACGGTCCTGGGCAGAGGAAGGCTTTGATCCTGCGCCTTCCCCACCGGACGGGCCGGGAGCGCACCGCGGGCTCCGGGCGTGTCCCCGGCGCAGGGACCCTCGGGGCTGCTCTCGTGTGTGCTCTGCCGTGCTGCGGGGACGGGCAGCGCTGCCCTGGCACGGGGGGCTcgctgctggcactgcctgctcaCCCAGAGGccggcagggagctggggctggacgGGAAGGGGCTGCCGTGCACCCAGGGAGGCTcggcaggggcacagggatgtgggtctggagctgctgggaggaacGTGGGAGGGGTGTGTGCCAGGCGTGCCAGGGAGTGTGCCATGAAatgtgccaggtgtgccagggagTGTGCTATGAAATGTCCCAGGTGTGCCATGGcgtgtgccaggtgtgccatGGGGAGACCCCCGAGCCAGGACAAACGCAGCCCTGGGGAGTCACTCCCGCCATCCGGAGCCCGTCCCCAGCCCTGTCGCCAGCAGCGGTGACACGGTTCGGAGATGTCCCCGAAGGCAGGGGGACTCCCTGTCCCCCGGAGCTGGCGGCCCCGAACCCGGTGGCCCCTCCGGGCTGCTCCGGCCGCCGGGACGTGGCCGCGGTCCCGTTCGGAGCGAGGCGGGTCCCTCTTACCCTGATGGTGGTGTCGGGCAGCTGGGTGGCCGCGGCCAGGCTCTGGCGGGTGGCGGTGTCCGGGTACTGTCCCCTCCGGAACGCTGCAAGGGCATCGCGCTGAGCGGGCTCGGGTCGGGGCAGCCACCCCTGGCACCCGGGCGGGAAATGCCAGGACGTGGCTGGGGTGCTTTGGGGTGCTCTGGGGTAGTCTGGTGGGgtatgggatggtttgggatgcTCGGGGGCGCTCTGTGGTGgtttgggatgctctggggcGGTTTGGGGTgctttgggctggtttggggccCCGCAGCGATGGCCGGGCCGCCCACAGGAGCACGAGTTCGTCCCGAGAGCCGCATTTCCCCCCCGGAACAGCCCCGCTCCGTGCCGCTCGGGGAGCGCACCTTCCTCCAGAGCCTCCGCCTGCTGCCTGGAGAACACGGTGCGGTTCCTGCCCCCGCTCCTGTGCACGGGgcccggcggcggctccgggctcgccggggccgcggggcgctgcggggacactgcggggacagAGGGGCAGAGGCTGGGGGCGGAcccggggccgggggctccCCGGAGGGGCCGGGAAGGGTCGGGAGGGGTCCGAGCTTTGGGGCAAGGCTCACCCCGTGGCCGCGGGTCCCGGGGCTCGGCCGCCAGCCGGAGGTCGCTGGGCAGGGTCCTGAGCACGCGGTTGATGGAGGAGacctgggcaggggagaggggatgtgccgggacccccggggctgcggggggaCGGGAATGGAGGTGGAGCTGTCTCTGGGATGCTCTCCGGAGCCAGGGATTCTCCGGCCCGGGGCCGAGCCCGTCTGCTCCCGGTTTGTGACCCCGGAATCCCGGGGACCGACAGAATCTAACGGGAGGCCATTGGCACGGCGGGGGATCGGCAGGGCGGGTCTGCCCTTGGGAAGCACAGCTcgccctgcccagcagggacactTGTCACGGAGCCACCGCGGTGTCCCGCGGCCCGAGGAGGCGGCAGGCCCGGGGGTGGCGGTCGGGGCTCTGCTTCCGCTGGGAAGGAGCGATCggccttcccctccccacccgctgcagctctgcttctcaCCAAGCACCGAGCCCTTCCCTGTGGATCCTTCCCGTTCCCGAGTCCTTCCCATGGGCCCAAACCCTTCCCATCACTCCGAGCCCTTCCCGGGGCATCCACCCCACTGTCCTGAGCCTTCCCTGTGCACCATTCCCACTGTCCTGAGCCTTCCCTGTGCACCATTCCCACTGTCCTGGGCCCTTCCCTGTGCACCATTCCCACTGTCCCGGGCCCTTCCCTGTGCACCATTCCCACTGTCCTGGGCCCTTCCCTGTGCACCATTCCCACTGTCCTGAGCCTTCCCTGTGCACCATTCCCACTGTCCTGAGCCCTTCCCTTGTCCATCATTCCCACTGTCCTGAGCCTTCCCTGTGCACCATTCCCACTGTCCTGAGCCCTTCCCTGTGCACCATTCTCACTGTCCCAGGCCCTTCCCTGTGCACCATTCCCACTGTCCTGAGCCCTTCCCTGTGCACCATTCCCACTGTCCCGGGCCCTTCCCTGTGCACCATTCCCACTGTCCTGAGCCTTCCCTGTGCACCATTCCCACTGTCCCGGGCCCTTCCCTGTGCACCATTCCCACTGTCCTGAGCCCTTCCCTTGTCCATCATTCCCACTGTCCTGAGCCTTCCCTGTGCACcattcccactgtcccaggcccTTCCCTGTGCACCATTCCCACTGTCCTGAGCCTTCCCTGTGCACcattcccactgtcccaggcccTTCCCTGTGCACCATTCCCACTGTCCTGAGCCTTCCCCGTGCACCATTCCCACTGTCCCGGGCCCTTCCCCGTGCACCATTCCCACTGTCCTGAGCCTTCCCTGTGCACCATTCCCACTGTCCCGGGCCCTTCCCTGTGCACCATTCCCACTGTCCTGAGCCCTTCCCTTGTCCATcattcccactgtcccaggcccTTCCCTGTGCACCATTCCCACTGTCCTGAGCCCTTCCCTTGTCCATCATTCCCACTGTCCTGAGCCCTTCCCTGTGCACcattcccactgtcccaggcccTTCCCTGTGCACCATTCCCACTGTCCTGAACCTTCCCTGTGCACCATTCCCACTGTCCCGGGCCCTTCCCCGCGCACCATTCCCACTGTCCTGAGCCCTTCCCCGTGCACCATTCCCACTGTCCTGAACCTTCCCTGTGCACCATTCCCACTGTCCCGGGCCCTTCCCCGCGCACCATTCCCACCTCCCGCCCCCGGCCGTGGGGCCGGACCCCCTGCCCCGCCCGTTCCCGGGAATTCTCGCAgccccggggctctcggcaggactCACGCTGAGGATGCCGCTGCCGGCACAGATTCCCTCGGCGTGCAGCTGCCGGCGGATCTCCCAGGCGAAGAGCCCGGGCTGCTCCAGCTTCAGCCGCGCGATCCTGGCCACCACGGCGGGGGTGGCCATGCGGGGCTTGCTGCCCCCCACCGCCTTGGGCCCCACGGCCCCCGTCCGGTAGTAGCGGCCCAGGATTTTGCTGACGCAGCCGTTGGACACCTGCGGACAGAACTTGAGCGCAGGGAGGATTTGGGAGGGGCAGGAGACCCCCacagccccgggccgggcgcACCTTGAGGCTGCGGGAGATGTCGGAGCTGCGGGCGCCGCTCGCCGCCAGCGCGATGATTCTCTGCCTCTTGCACGTGGGGAGCGGGCGGCCGTTCAGGAAGAGCCCCCCGAGCTGGTTCACCCCGCTGGGCcctggggaaggggacagggctggggggagcggggctgccgCTCCTGCCCTGCCGGCTGCCCAGGACGGCACCGGGGAGGAGGCCAGAGCGGGGGAGCTGAGGGGGTCCGGAGGGGTtgggcagggggagctgaggggtccggaggggctgggcagggggagctgaggggtccgggggggctgggcagggggagctgaggggtccggaggggctgggcagggggagctgagGGGGTCCggagaggctgggcagggggagctgagggggtccggaggggctgggcagggggagctgagggggtccggaggggctgggcagggggagctgaggggtccggaggggctgggcagggggagctgagGGGTCCGGAGGGGCTGGGCGGGGGGAGCTGGGGCCCTGAGGGACGGGGGGCGCGGTGCTGGGGGTAGGCAGGGAATGGGGGCGCCGGCCCCAGGAAGCAGGAAAACACCCCCTGGAAGAGCACAGGGAGAatttgggaagggcagggggtgaCAGGCTGGGGGCCTGGATGTCCCCGGGGCCGGGAGGGCCCTGCGGAGCCGCGGGTGAATGGGCGGCTGGGCGGGTGCGGTTGTGCCGGAGCAGGGAATGGCGGCACCgcaccctaaccctaaccctaacccgagTCCCGCCGGGAACGCCGCGCTCCTCACCTCGGTGCTGCATCGTGGAGAGGCTTCAGGAGGCTGTGGGTGCCTGGGAATTCCCCGCGGCACACGGGGGATGCTGCGGGGCCGGAA
It encodes:
- the PAX4 gene encoding paired box protein Pax-4 translates to MQHRGPSGVNQLGGLFLNGRPLPTCKRQRIIALAASGARSSDISRSLKVSNGCVSKILGRYYRTGAVGPKAVGGSKPRMATPAVVARIARLKLEQPGLFAWEIRRQLHAEGICAGSGILSVSSINRVLRTLPSDLRLAAEPRDPRPRVSPQRPAAPASPEPPPGPVHRSGGRNRTVFSRQQAEALEEAFRRGQYPDTATRQSLAAATQLPDTTIRVWFSNRRAKWRRESKRQLEAGGAGDSPGTEGTGRGTQERPWPLPDPPAGSAQPPHGLAPHPRPPAPLHLCASGPCAWDDACCGLAPGGSPAPAPWQPLESPRFALLPPGLPPLPAWSLEPR
- the LOC136557145 gene encoding acrosin-like; this encodes MALLWLLILLALAGPVGGTWDTCRGTCGLRPLDSDHSSASTSGVGGTSVQPGAWPGIVSIQATWENGTWHMCTGVLLSSQWVLTVAHCFARAGGISMWDVVIGATDLRQPGPEAVVRRIQRLLMHQRYVPATARNDIALVELDQPVECSDYIQLGCVPDASLRVSELKSCYIAGWNFARGEFPTGCMVLQEAKVHLMDTELCNSSRWYAGAVHADNLCAGYPQGGIDTCQGDSGGPLVCKDNRADYFWLVGLNSWGRGCDRARHPGIYTSTQHFYNWILIQTSLSPADISEPSLVPESTPEPEEEPELVPEPEPELVPGPTPEPAIPPVPEEPAPTPEPEPEPEPDRLLLISVPYQSLVQFCNLLRDFLQFLRNQLG